From one Nitrosopumilus sp. genomic stretch:
- the nuoK gene encoding NADH-quinone oxidoreductase subunit NuoK, giving the protein MTSELVDFTLVSVALLGIGIYGLAVKRNFIRMLFAVEIIINAANLNLVAFGRFLPHSGGQTLALFSIAIAAAEVAVGLSLIIVAYRMYQNVDIADFRSLKG; this is encoded by the coding sequence ATGACCAGCGAACTAGTTGATTTTACCCTTGTATCTGTTGCTTTACTGGGCATAGGAATTTACGGTCTTGCAGTAAAACGTAACTTTATTCGAATGTTGTTTGCAGTTGAAATAATCATCAATGCTGCAAATCTTAACCTTGTGGCCTTTGGTAGATTTTTACCTCACAGTGGTGGTCAGACTTTGGCTTTATTCTCAATCGCAATTGCCGCGGCAGAAGTAGCAGTTGGGTTATCGTTGATTATTGTTGCTTATCGTATGTATCAAAATGTCGATATTGCAGACTTTAGGAGTTTGAAAGGCTAA